The genomic window CTCGATCTCGAACGCGAGTTTGGGCTCTTGGGCGGCGACATCTTTCATGGCGCCCTCTCCCTCAACCAACTGTTCTCAGCACGCCCGATGCTGGGACATGCCGGCTATCGCGGGCCGCTGAAGGGCCTCTATCACTGCGGTTCCGGAGCCCACCCCGGCGGAGGCGTCACCGGCGCGCCGGGCCACAACGCCGCGCGGGTCATCTTGAGGGATCATCGCGGGCTGTTTGCCTAACCCGCGCGTGTAGCGAGCGTGGATAATCGGTGGATAAGCCTGTGGATATCCCTGTGGATATTCAGGTGAAAACTTGTAGGTGAAAACTTTACGCCCTGTGCAGAAGTGCGGAATAAATAACCGCTAACTCCTGCATAAGGGTGTGGACAGGCTGGGGGAAAATAGGCGATGCAATCAGGAATTCCAGGCATTTGGACCGCTCCGTGACGTCATCAGCTCCCTCCCCCGTAACGCAGGCTACCTTCGCAATCGGCGACGAGCATACTGCCAGCCGCATCGTGGATACGATCACCGAGAGCTATCCGGACCACGATCTCGCCATTGCCGCCTTCGAGGCACCTGGCGGGCGATGGGACATCACGATGCATTTCGCGGAAGCTCCGGATGAGGAGATGATCCGCGCGCTGGTGACGCAAGCCGCCGGAGAAGCCGCTGCAAAAACGATCGTTTTCGGCACGGTAGAGGCGAAAGACTGGGTGAAAGCGAGCCTCGCCGATCTCGTGCCGGTGCATGCGGGGCGTTACGTGGTCCACGGCAGCCACGACCGCAATCGCGTGCCCGCGAACAAGATCGGGATCGAGATCGAGGCGGCGCTGGCGTTTGGCACCGGCCACCACGGGACAACTCGCGGCTGCCTCATCCTGCTCAATCAGGTCCTCAATCAGCGCACGCCTAAGCGCGTACTCGATCTCGGATCGGGAACGGGCGTGCTGGCCATTGCTGCTGCGCGATCATTGAAGCGACAGATCCTGGCGAGCGACATCGATCCTCGCTCAGTTCTCGTGGCGCGCGACAACGCCAGGCTGAATGGTGTGGGCAATCTGGTGGAGACCGTCGAGGCGACGGGATTTCACTCGCCGCGGTTCGCGGCCAACGGCCCGTTTGGACTGGTTCTGGCCAACATTCTCGCCAACCCTTTGCGGAAGCTTGCGCCCTCACTTGTCAGGCATCTTGCGCCGAACGCTTTTGTCATTCTGTCCGGGTTGCTGCCGCATCAGGCCAGCAGTGTTGTCGCCACCTATCGGGCCAATGGGCTGAAGCTGATCAGACAGCTCCAGATCGACGGATGGAGCAGCCTGCTCATGCAGCGGCGCTAGTGCCGCGGATTTGAAGTTCTTCCGGGTGAAGCCGCAAGCCTCTGCGAACTTCGGAATCGAGACACTAGTCGTCTTAAAAACCGATGTTATTCGCCTCGCGTCCGATGGGGCGTCACATCGGCTTCGGTATAGCCAATGTCGAGACGCGCCCGACGCGACTCACCAACCTCGCGCTCCAAGCGACGTTTGGCCAAACGACCCATCATCTGCTTGATGACACCGCGCGGCTCCTTGACGGCTGGCGTCTGAACCTGCCGTGGTGCCGCTGAAATCTTTTCAAACATGAATGCCGGCATGCCCTATCCCCTCGCTATCGAGTTGAGAAATACACCCCTTCGCGTTCCCGGGCTCAGTATGTGAAGTCTTCTTGACGCCATATGTTTCCTGCCGCCCGGCTGTGAAATAATCAAGCATAAGCCGTGCCATACCCGCTGTGCGGAACAGTCAATTGCTCCACACCCGCTGCACCCATAAGGTTGAGTGATGTTCGAGGCTCAATTTCAGACGTTTGAGGACCCCGAAGGGGGTGTGGCACTGACCGCGCGGCTGTCCGCTTTCCGGGAGGAACTGCTGCGCCGGCACCTGACGGGATTTGTGATTCCGCGCTCAGATAGCCAGCAAAACGAATATGTTGCGCCGTCCGAAGAACGGTTGGCGTGGATCTCGGGTTTTACCGGCTCCGCCGGATTAGCCATCGTTCTCAACACCGAGGCAGTGGTGTTTGTGGACGGCCGCTACACCTTGCAGGCAGCAAAGCAGATCGATACCGCTGCCTGGACGATCCAGCCGCTGGCCGATCCGCCGCCGGAAACCTGGCTAGCCGCCCATCTGACAGCCGGGGACCGCCTCGGTTTTGATCCGTGGCTGCACACTTCAGCGGCAGCCGAACGGTTAGCCAAGGCCTGCAGGAAAGCCGGCGCGGAACTCGTGCCCGTGGACAGTAACCCGGTCGATGCGGTGTGGACTGAACGTCCCGCACCACCGCTCGGGCCGGTAAAAGTCCATAGCCTGCAGTTCGCCGGAGAGACCGAGAGCGACAAGCTCACGCGTATCCGCACGGAGATTGCCAAACTCGGCGTTGAGGCACTCGTTCTGTCGGACTCCCACGCGGTTGCGTGGACCTTCAATATCCGCGGCGCCGATGTCGCCC from Nitrobacteraceae bacterium AZCC 1564 includes these protein-coding regions:
- a CDS encoding ribosomal protein L11 methyltransferase (product_source=KO:K02687; cath_funfam=3.40.50.150; cog=COG2264; ko=KO:K02687; pfam=PF06325; superfamily=53335; tigrfam=TIGR00406) gives rise to the protein MTSSAPSPVTQATFAIGDEHTASRIVDTITESYPDHDLAIAAFEAPGGRWDITMHFAEAPDEEMIRALVTQAAGEAAAKTIVFGTVEAKDWVKASLADLVPVHAGRYVVHGSHDRNRVPANKIGIEIEAALAFGTGHHGTTRGCLILLNQVLNQRTPKRVLDLGSGTGVLAIAAARSLKRQILASDIDPRSVLVARDNARLNGVGNLVETVEATGFHSPRFAANGPFGLVLANILANPLRKLAPSLVRHLAPNAFVILSGLLPHQASSVVATYRANGLKLIRQLQIDGWSSLLMQRR
- a CDS encoding hypothetical protein (product_source=Hypo-rule applied): MPAFMFEKISAAPRQVQTPAVKEPRGVIKQMMGRLAKRRLEREVGESRRARLDIGYTEADVTPHRTRGE